In Acidimicrobiales bacterium, the sequence GCGCCCCGGAAGCCGTCCAGGAGCAGGACCACGTAGAAGAGCGCGCCCGGGATGATCGTGCTCTCCAGGAGGGGCGGGAGCGCGTGCCGCACCACGGCGCGCAGGGACGGCAACCGAAGGATCCCGTCCCCCCCGTCGTCCCCCCCGGCTGCGACGCCGCCCTGAGCCGCGCACGGATCGGTCCCCGATTCCGCCGTGATCGGGCCACGGTAGCACGGGGCCCTTTGCGCGCCTAGGGAGAACAGCAGGCGGACCTTCTCGTGAAGCGTGCCAACAATCACCACTCTGCTATCGGCTGCCTCTTTGTTACCACTTAGTAAAGACGGCGCGGACCGCCGACGATGCCGCCTCCGCATTCGAAAGGCAAACCCCTCGTGAGGGGGGGACGCAACGCCACGGGACTCGCAGAGTCAGCCGGGCTGCCGAACGGGCAACCGATCGTAAGCCCCTCCAGGGGCCCCGGTGGCACGCGCCTGTCCGCAGACCCGGTCTCACGGCAGAGGGGGAGACATGGGTCACAGAGGACTTCAGCAATCGCAGGCCACGACCAGGCGTCGCAGGGCGGTGCCGGGATCGTTGATCGGTGGTGTGCTCGCCCTCGCCATGGTGGGCGCCGGCGCCGTCCTGGCGGCCCCCCCGGCCTCGGCCAGCTCGGCAGCCCAGCTCGGGCTGTTCGTCAACAGCCAGACCCAGAGCGCCACGCAGGCCGATGCCAATTCGGTCGGCGTCGGCAGCAACCTCCAGGTCGTCACGACCTTCGAGAACGGCACCGGTGGCTATCCCAGCCAGGCCGACGGCCCGCTCCGCCTCAGCGTCGCCGTCGGGAACATGACGCCCTCCCAGTCGACCGCCATGGCCCAGACCCTGGTGGCCCGCGGCCACGCCGACGCCTACATCCGCGTCATGTGGGAGCAGAACCAGAACGTGAAGGGCTGGTTCACCGCGTGGAACGAGACCAGCTACTCGGCGTCGGCCTGGATCGCCGAGTACCGGTCCATCGTCACCGCCATGCGCGCCGTGACGGGGCAGCACTTCGTCTTCGTGTGGAACCCCGACTCGGGCAACTGGTCCAGCAACCAGAACGCCGGCCGCACCAATACCGACACCTGGCCCGGCGGTTCCTACGTGGACGTCGTCGGCATCGACGCCTACGACAACAGCGCCGTCCAGAGCAACGTCGGCAAGTGGATCACGTTCGCCAAGGCGCAGGCCAAGGCCATCGCCTTCCCCGAGTGGGGCCTGCACGGCAGCGACGACCCGGCATTCATCAACTGGATGGCCACCACCGTCGCCGCCAACGACACCGCCTACCAGGCGTACTTCGACTACTGCGGGTCGATCTGCTCGCAGCTCAGCCAATACCCGAACAGCAAGGCCGCCTTCGCCAAGGACTTCGGCGG encodes:
- a CDS encoding glycosyl hydrolase, which codes for MPGSLIGGVLALAMVGAGAVLAAPPASASSAAQLGLFVNSQTQSATQADANSVGVGSNLQVVTTFENGTGGYPSQADGPLRLSVAVGNMTPSQSTAMAQTLVARGHADAYIRVMWEQNQNVKGWFTAWNETSYSASAWIAEYRSIVTAMRAVTGQHFVFVWNPDSGNWSSNQNAGRTNTDTWPGGSYVDVVGIDAYDNSAVQSNVGKWITFAKAQAKAIAFPEWGLHGSDDPAFINWMATTVAANDTAYQAYFDYCGSICSQLSQYPNSKAAFAKDFGGTLPTTTTTTPTPTTTTTPTTTTTPTTTTTPTTATTPTTTTPPVVTTAPAVPTGLAANVSGTTVALSWTNQAGTLGDDVFRDGAEIAWPGWPSAAVSTYTDAKLAVGAHSYTVAAYNSTGLGAKSAAVAATVAPVVVVPTGPPAAPTGLRAAVSGTTVTLTWANPAGTLGDDVYRDGAKVAWPGWPSAAVTTYANANVAHGTHTYTVSGYNSYGEGPRSMSVTVTV